The following coding sequences are from one Luteimonas sp. S4-F44 window:
- a CDS encoding DUF4175 domain-containing protein translates to MSVVSALLRVRAATRRRTALGIVLVAVPVAIGLAALAWRMAGGAAAVVAALLGVALAAVIATRRIRRAGLRWLVRRLDADRRDMEDSAALLFAEPAALAPLAQLQRARLEGRLAARPWTPAPAPWPWRALLLAWSVGVALTVATLAWPTAAPPRAIDRVPTRTGSPGAPVLRAQTLRIESPAYTGLAPRTQAELDAQATIGATLHWTLRFSPQPQRVALQLHDGRALAFVRQGEDWTATLRLEQSWLYRIAVDGDTDGVIARAQPWRLEALPDRPPEVRVRAPETTLSTYTRGQRAWALAFEATDDFGVAADARLRITVTRGSGEAVTFEDHTRTLHGTGDARARTFVATLDPAALGLEEGGDLVAQLEVRDTRVPTPQQARSASLILRWPPPTPPDADGLEGLARDVLPAYFRSQRQIILDAEALIAEQPRLTRETFETRSDTLGVDQRLLRLRYGQFLGEESEGHARPPPTADADDTPPPPPRKPLPIDDFGQDDPSAAAPATQAAPAHDDAHDDHDHDHDHRPADGTTFGRADDVLEAFGHTHDLPEAATLLDPKTRELLRSALREMWQSELHLRQAAPREALAPANRALVLIKEVQQADRIYLARVGTALPPVDFARRLGGDRDGIAPRAVPGPAAVELDAPMAAWQALAWDEAFDPAALVAWAQTQPRALDDPLALLAAIDALQRDPACTACRQALRAQLWQVLQRPLPAPPRRAAIDAMGARYLDALQEGAR, encoded by the coding sequence ATGAGCGTCGTGTCTGCGCTGCTGCGCGTGCGCGCCGCGACACGTCGGCGCACGGCCCTGGGCATCGTGCTGGTGGCCGTCCCGGTGGCGATTGGTCTGGCAGCGCTCGCCTGGCGGATGGCCGGGGGCGCGGCGGCGGTCGTGGCAGCGTTGCTGGGCGTCGCGCTCGCCGCGGTCATCGCCACACGCCGGATCCGCCGTGCCGGCCTGCGTTGGCTCGTGCGCCGGCTCGATGCCGATCGTCGCGATATGGAGGACAGCGCCGCATTGCTATTCGCCGAACCCGCCGCGCTCGCGCCCTTGGCGCAGCTGCAACGTGCGCGGCTGGAAGGCCGACTCGCCGCGCGGCCGTGGACACCGGCACCGGCGCCCTGGCCGTGGCGCGCGCTGCTCTTGGCGTGGTCGGTGGGCGTAGCGCTGACGGTGGCTACCCTGGCCTGGCCAACGGCCGCGCCGCCTCGCGCGATCGACCGCGTGCCCACACGGACCGGGTCACCGGGCGCGCCGGTGCTGCGCGCGCAAACGCTGCGGATCGAGTCGCCGGCCTACACCGGTCTGGCACCGCGCACGCAGGCCGAACTCGACGCGCAGGCGACGATCGGGGCGACGTTGCACTGGACGCTGCGCTTTTCGCCGCAGCCGCAGCGCGTGGCCCTGCAGTTGCACGACGGCCGCGCGCTGGCGTTCGTCCGTCAGGGCGAGGACTGGACGGCGACGCTGCGGCTCGAGCAGTCGTGGCTGTACCGCATCGCGGTCGATGGCGACACCGACGGTGTCATCGCGCGTGCGCAGCCCTGGCGGCTCGAGGCGCTGCCCGACCGTCCGCCGGAGGTGCGCGTGCGCGCGCCCGAGACCACGCTGTCGACGTACACGCGCGGCCAACGTGCCTGGGCGCTGGCGTTCGAGGCGACCGACGACTTCGGCGTCGCGGCGGACGCGCGCCTGCGCATCACCGTGACCCGCGGCAGTGGCGAGGCGGTGACGTTCGAGGACCACACCCGCACTTTGCACGGCACCGGTGACGCACGGGCGCGCACGTTCGTGGCGACGCTCGACCCCGCCGCGCTGGGCCTGGAGGAGGGCGGCGACCTGGTGGCTCAGCTCGAGGTCCGCGACACCCGCGTGCCCACACCGCAACAGGCCCGCAGCGCCAGTCTGATCCTGCGTTGGCCGCCGCCGACGCCACCCGATGCCGATGGGCTCGAAGGCCTGGCGCGCGACGTGTTACCGGCGTACTTCCGCAGCCAGCGCCAGATCATTCTCGATGCCGAAGCGCTGATTGCCGAGCAGCCGCGGCTCACGCGCGAGACGTTCGAGACGCGCTCCGACACGCTGGGCGTCGATCAGCGCTTGCTGCGCCTGCGCTATGGACAGTTCCTGGGCGAGGAGTCGGAAGGCCATGCGCGGCCGCCGCCGACCGCCGACGCCGACGACACGCCGCCCCCGCCGCCGCGCAAGCCCCTGCCGATCGACGATTTTGGTCAAGACGATCCGTCCGCTGCCGCGCCCGCGACACAGGCGGCGCCTGCGCACGACGACGCGCACGACGACCACGACCACGATCATGACCACAGGCCCGCTGACGGGACGACGTTCGGCCGTGCCGACGACGTACTCGAGGCCTTCGGCCACACCCACGACTTGCCGGAGGCGGCAACGTTGCTCGACCCGAAGACGCGCGAACTGCTGCGCAGCGCGTTGCGCGAGATGTGGCAGTCCGAGCTGCACCTGCGCCAGGCCGCGCCGCGCGAAGCGCTGGCGCCGGCGAACCGCGCACTGGTGCTGATCAAGGAGGTCCAGCAGGCCGACCGCATCTATCTGGCACGGGTGGGCACAGCGCTGCCGCCGGTCGATTTCGCCCGGCGTCTGGGCGGCGATCGCGATGGCATCGCGCCGCGTGCGGTGCCGGGCCCGGCGGCGGTCGAACTCGACGCCCCGATGGCGGCCTGGCAGGCGCTGGCCTGGGACGAGGCCTTCGACCCGGCCGCGCTCGTCGCCTGGGCGCAAACGCAGCCGCGCGCGCTCGACGATCCGCTTGCGTTGCTGGCCGCGATCGACGCGCTGCAGCGCGATCCAGCCTGCACCGCATGCCGGCAGGCCCTGCGCGCGCAGTTGTGGCAGGTGTTGCAGCGTCCGCTGCCGGCGCCGCCGCGCCGCGCCGCGATCGACGCGATGGGCGCGCGCTATCTCGATGCGCTGCAGGAGGGTGCGCGATGA
- a CDS encoding BatA domain-containing protein has translation MSLGLLAPAALAALAALLLPLLLHLARRDATRPTPFAALRWLRERPKPRRRLRFDDWPLLLARLLLLALLALWLAWPVLHGGAAPARWTVVVPGVAADAMPPTDPDAPVRWLAPGFPQARDTVAPTGPVPVASLLRELDATLPAGTALTVVVPETIDGADGGRVTLSRAVDWQVVPEASAPGAPPGAGWPQLDVFGIADDDPTLRVLAAVAHAWRPDDADALQRPTADATPRAQAALAWWSASAPPPALLEAAAGRTLLLGPAALLPEGTDWHASVDDVGFERAACGAATCVRWRGTFDPARDQELLDPGFPARLRDRLQPGPAPARIAAADLTPASGLTAYPPVPRDLRPWWALLVALAFALERWLAAAARRNMAA, from the coding sequence ATGAGCCTCGGCCTGCTCGCACCGGCCGCGCTCGCTGCGCTGGCGGCGCTGTTGCTGCCGCTGCTGTTGCACCTGGCGCGCCGCGACGCCACGCGGCCCACGCCGTTCGCGGCATTGCGCTGGCTGCGCGAGCGGCCGAAGCCGCGCCGACGGCTGCGCTTCGACGACTGGCCCTTGCTGCTGGCCCGTCTGCTGCTGCTCGCATTGCTCGCACTGTGGCTGGCGTGGCCGGTGCTGCATGGCGGCGCGGCCCCGGCGCGATGGACGGTGGTCGTGCCGGGCGTGGCGGCCGACGCGATGCCGCCAACCGATCCCGACGCGCCGGTGCGTTGGCTGGCGCCGGGCTTTCCGCAGGCGCGCGACACCGTCGCACCGACGGGCCCGGTGCCAGTCGCCAGCCTGCTGCGGGAATTGGACGCGACGCTGCCTGCCGGCACCGCACTGACGGTGGTCGTGCCCGAGACCATCGACGGCGCCGATGGCGGGCGCGTGACCTTGTCGCGCGCCGTGGACTGGCAGGTCGTGCCGGAGGCGTCCGCGCCGGGCGCGCCCCCCGGCGCGGGGTGGCCGCAGCTCGATGTGTTCGGCATCGCCGATGACGACCCGACACTGCGCGTGCTGGCCGCGGTCGCACACGCCTGGCGTCCCGACGATGCCGATGCACTGCAACGCCCGACCGCCGATGCGACGCCGCGCGCGCAGGCCGCGCTCGCATGGTGGAGCGCCAGCGCGCCGCCGCCCGCATTGCTCGAGGCTGCGGCTGGCCGCACGCTGTTGCTGGGCCCGGCGGCGTTGCTGCCCGAGGGCACGGACTGGCACGCCAGCGTCGATGACGTGGGTTTCGAGCGTGCGGCCTGCGGCGCGGCAACCTGTGTGCGCTGGCGTGGCACGTTCGACCCGGCGCGTGACCAGGAACTGCTCGATCCCGGTTTCCCTGCACGACTGCGCGATCGTCTGCAGCCCGGGCCGGCGCCGGCACGCATCGCCGCCGCGGACCTGACTCCCGCCAGCGGGCTGACGGCCTATCCGCCGGTGCCGCGCGACCTCAGGCCGTGGTGGGCGCTGCTGGTCGCGCTGGCATTCGCGCTCGAGCGCTGGCTGGCCGCCGCCGCGCGTCGGAACATGGCCGCATGA